A genomic window from Sulfurospirillum diekertiae includes:
- the nifK gene encoding nitrogenase molybdenum-iron protein subunit beta, whose translation MQDVENIVNGQKLFLKPEYQEVFKNKKQFESNAGSTNPDKVIEIAKWTTTWEYREKNLAREHITINPAKACQPLGAVMAALGFENTMPYVHGSHGCVAYFRSYFTRHFKEPTPCVSDSMSESAAVFGGLSNMKEGLRNCKALYKPDMIAVSTTCMAEVIGDDLNAFVIGARKDAEGELDNTPIPAAHTPSFVGSHVTGYDNMMNAILQELNMVEEGVEVEKDAERINIIPGFEPYLGSLKEVKKIASMFSDKIVMIGDHEDQWNTPAGEYKLYAGGTPLAVAKTASTAKATISLQRYSTQATAKMIKNDWKQTYATCNPIGLGGTDEFVMKLSELTGKPVPAELTKLRGQLVDAMQDSYPYMHGKKFAIWGDPDFLLGVVSFLVEMGAIPVHVLCHNAPRKNWEKEMQAILEKCTFKEECHIWGGKDLWHLRSLLFTEPVDFMIGNVYGKELYRDTKIPLIRIGFPIFDRHHLHRYSISGYEGALNLLTWITNSVLDALDEETKEIAKTDFFFDSIR comes from the coding sequence GCAATTTGAAAGTAACGCAGGTTCAACAAACCCTGATAAAGTCATTGAAATTGCTAAGTGGACAACCACATGGGAATACCGTGAGAAAAACTTAGCACGTGAGCACATCACGATCAACCCAGCCAAAGCATGTCAACCTTTGGGCGCTGTTATGGCAGCTCTTGGGTTTGAAAATACCATGCCGTATGTTCATGGTAGTCACGGTTGTGTGGCGTACTTTAGAAGCTACTTTACACGTCACTTTAAAGAGCCAACACCGTGTGTTTCTGACTCCATGAGTGAGAGTGCGGCGGTATTTGGTGGTCTTTCAAATATGAAAGAGGGTTTACGTAACTGTAAAGCGCTTTACAAACCAGATATGATCGCCGTTTCTACGACATGTATGGCAGAAGTTATCGGTGATGACTTGAACGCGTTTGTCATCGGTGCTCGTAAAGATGCTGAGGGTGAGTTAGATAACACACCAATCCCAGCAGCCCATACACCTTCCTTTGTTGGTAGCCACGTCACAGGTTATGACAATATGATGAACGCGATTCTTCAAGAGCTTAACATGGTTGAAGAGGGCGTTGAAGTTGAAAAAGATGCTGAACGTATCAACATCATCCCTGGGTTTGAGCCATACCTTGGTAGCCTTAAAGAAGTGAAAAAAATCGCTTCTATGTTCAGTGACAAAATCGTTATGATCGGTGATCATGAAGACCAATGGAATACACCAGCAGGTGAGTACAAACTTTATGCAGGTGGCACACCTTTAGCGGTTGCTAAAACAGCGAGCACTGCAAAAGCAACTATCTCTCTTCAAAGATACTCTACACAGGCTACTGCGAAGATGATTAAAAATGATTGGAAACAAACCTACGCTACATGTAACCCCATCGGTTTAGGTGGCACAGATGAGTTTGTTATGAAACTCAGTGAACTTACCGGTAAACCTGTTCCTGCAGAGCTTACAAAACTTCGCGGTCAACTGGTCGATGCAATGCAAGATAGCTACCCGTATATGCACGGTAAAAAATTCGCTATCTGGGGTGATCCTGATTTCTTACTTGGTGTGGTTTCATTCTTGGTTGAAATGGGAGCGATTCCAGTTCATGTTCTTTGCCATAATGCGCCTCGTAAAAACTGGGAAAAAGAGATGCAAGCAATCTTAGAAAAATGTACATTCAAAGAAGAGTGTCACATTTGGGGTGGTAAAGACTTGTGGCATTTAAGAAGCCTTCTCTTTACAGAGCCTGTTGATTTCATGATCGGTAACGTTTATGGTAAAGAGTTGTACAGAGATACAAAAATACCATTGATTCGTATCGGTTTCCCAATCTTTGATAGACATCACCTCCACAGATACTCTATCAGTGGATATGAGGGTGCACTCAACCTTTTAACTTGGATTACCAACTCCGTCTTAGACGCATTGGATGAAGAGACAAAAGAGATCGCAAAAACAGATTTCTTCTTCGACTCAATTCGATAA
- a CDS encoding response regulator, producing MIIEDEPLIALNLTKILEKKGFEVTGHAGNFEDAHTLFATNIPDIILSDIKLENDESGIDVIQNLKRMSDFCVIYLTSYGDDAMIVRRSAKLVS from the coding sequence ATGATAATCGAAGATGAGCCTCTTATCGCCTTGAATCTTACAAAGATTTTAGAAAAAAAAGGCTTTGAAGTCACAGGACATGCGGGTAATTTTGAAGATGCTCACACTCTTTTTGCGACCAATATACCTGACATTATCCTCAGCGACATCAAACTTGAAAATGATGAATCAGGGATAGACGTCATTCAAAACTTGAAGAGGATGAGTGACTTTTGTGTCATATACCTTACCTCTTATGGTGATGATGCGATGATTGTCAGACGAAGTGCTAAACTCGTCAGTTGA
- the istA gene encoding IS21 family transposase, with protein sequence MLKKGEIKMIKKFLAEGLSKSAIARKLGISRDTVRRYANLPDDYVPHINRPPMINSVDPYLPHIAKMLEMSEQTKSEIPLTVIYEEIKKLGYDGSLRWLQQVIGRYELRARAKSDEPIIRFETKPAQQMQVDWIEFPKDNLSAFVATMGYSRASYVEYVNNEKIETLIGCHMNAFNYFGGVPMECLYDNMRTVILGRNSYGRGKHKLNPLFEDFAKHCRFSIKVCKPYRAKTKRKVERFNHYLRYNFHNGLRVKLGMKNYALTLENANAEVLKWLDTTANRRIHKTTLQVPFELLAQEQLQLHPMPKAYQGIHPKALIESVAKKYSPINSYHDIDKLYIPNRDIQCYDEFIPMVANIVLPISIYSGSVLWN encoded by the coding sequence GTGTTAAAAAAAGGTGAAATTAAAATGATAAAGAAGTTTTTAGCTGAGGGATTGAGCAAGAGTGCCATTGCACGAAAGCTTGGTATTTCACGAGATACCGTAAGGCGTTATGCCAATCTTCCTGATGATTATGTTCCCCATATCAATCGACCTCCCATGATTAATAGTGTTGATCCCTATTTACCGCATATTGCAAAAATGCTAGAGATGTCAGAGCAAACGAAAAGTGAAATCCCATTAACGGTTATTTATGAAGAGATCAAGAAGCTTGGATACGATGGAAGTTTACGCTGGCTACAACAAGTCATTGGGCGTTATGAGCTTAGAGCTCGGGCAAAGAGTGATGAACCTATTATTCGCTTTGAAACCAAACCTGCCCAGCAGATGCAAGTGGATTGGATAGAGTTTCCAAAGGATAATTTATCGGCATTTGTGGCAACGATGGGTTATAGTAGAGCTTCGTATGTTGAGTATGTCAATAATGAAAAAATAGAGACGCTTATTGGGTGTCACATGAATGCCTTTAACTACTTTGGAGGTGTTCCAATGGAATGTTTATATGACAATATGCGAACCGTCATTTTAGGACGTAATAGCTATGGTCGAGGTAAACATAAACTCAACCCACTCTTTGAAGACTTTGCCAAACATTGTAGATTTAGCATTAAAGTCTGCAAACCTTACCGTGCTAAGACCAAACGAAAAGTAGAAAGATTTAACCACTATCTACGCTATAACTTTCATAATGGACTGCGTGTAAAACTTGGAATGAAAAACTATGCACTGACCTTGGAAAATGCCAATGCAGAAGTGCTGAAGTGGCTAGATACAACAGCCAATCGTCGTATTCATAAAACGACATTGCAAGTACCCTTTGAATTGTTGGCACAGGAGCAGCTGCAACTGCATCCAATGCCTAAAGCCTATCAAGGAATCCACCCCAAAGCTTTGATTGAAAGTGTAGCTAAAAAATATTCTCCAATCAATTCATATCATGACATCGATAAACTCTATATTCCTAATCGTGATATTCAATGTTACGATGAGTTCATCCCAATGGTTGCTAATATCGTTCTGCCTATTAGTATTTACAGTGGGAGTGTATTATGGAATTGA
- a CDS encoding lipase family protein has translation MVATDYYLGYARSNYPYHPFMHADTTANTVMDSLRAARNTAHLRGITLSDKVMLTGFSQGGHASLATQRRIEADHTGEFNVVATAHLVGPYEVSKALINGVSQPIGGVQALVPFQIISWQKIYGDVYAQASDVFNAPYDSTIETLMPIVNYPLDLGKLPRGTPEEAKNAMFKPAYLRDLVENPANGTIVAAKKQDVLGWDPKAPMMLCSGKNDPVVKFFHAQDAFDDFRSRGMKNIALVDVDKNIAQTFGHVRDTDMPTYLREYHGTYDFQFCTQVAKHFFDAYQ, from the coding sequence GTGGTCGCAACCGATTATTATTTAGGGTATGCTCGCTCAAACTATCCCTATCATCCTTTTATGCATGCAGACACCACCGCCAACACGGTGATGGACTCACTCCGCGCAGCACGCAATACGGCACATCTTCGTGGTATAACCCTCAGTGATAAAGTTATGTTAACAGGCTTTTCGCAAGGGGGACATGCATCACTGGCGACACAGCGTAGGATTGAGGCAGACCATACAGGAGAATTCAATGTCGTGGCGACTGCGCATTTGGTTGGACCGTATGAAGTCTCTAAGGCTTTGATTAACGGTGTGAGTCAACCCATTGGTGGTGTGCAGGCGCTAGTGCCGTTTCAAATTATCTCTTGGCAGAAAATTTACGGTGATGTCTACGCACAGGCATCGGATGTTTTCAATGCACCGTATGATAGCACCATAGAGACACTGATGCCGATAGTAAATTATCCACTTGATTTGGGAAAGCTCCCAAGAGGAACGCCAGAAGAGGCCAAAAATGCAATGTTTAAGCCAGCGTATCTTAGGGACCTTGTAGAAAATCCTGCCAATGGCACTATTGTTGCCGCGAAGAAGCAGGATGTATTGGGCTGGGACCCCAAAGCTCCTATGATGTTATGTTCAGGAAAAAATGACCCCGTTGTTAAATTTTTTCATGCGCAAGATGCCTTCGATGATTTTAGAAGTCGTGGGATGAAGAATATCGCGTTAGTCGATGTCGATAAGAACATTGCACAGACCTTTGGTCATGTGCGAGACACTGATATGCCGACCTATCTTAGGGAATACCATGGCACCTATGATTTCCAGTTTTGCACGCAGGTTGCGAAACACTTTTTTGATGCGTATCAGTAG
- a CDS encoding GMC family oxidoreductase has protein sequence MTYDVCIVGSGAGAGPLAYELSRAGKKVVILEKGDIYSEKDFSKDEIAYTKRDVFTPKLKDEYHVIESFEEGKWVKTPSYENNWSFWNGSLLGGSSNFMSGFFHRLKPNDFKLKTLYGAYEGATIEDWPITYEELEPFYERTERIVGVSGEITEYAHQEPRSTTQYPYPPLAEHPIVENFDTACKALHFTPFKTPRAILSEPKEGRNPCYYSNYCGSYACSSGAKGSSRAALIQPALATGNLHIIANAFVVKLETDNTRTIKRAQYLTQEGTKKYVHAKLFILAAQAVESSRLLLNSKNKAFPKGLANSSGAVGKNMVFSGGGIGSGEFDLSHFNQEALLQAGLFVNRALKDWYFTKEFKGGVVDFLFEHANPIRRANSLKREDGTLIFGKKLQDKIFQTLTTKRVLNFEVFNDWMPNDNCFVSVDEAYKDKYGIPVANIRIGAHPQDVIVGEFLAKKAVQVLEIMGAKNITYAISPLPPQNLQAGGCRFGNDPKKHVLNRYCQSYDIHNLFVTDGSFMPTGGSVPYTWTIYANAFRVADYIQKNFDTLLKT, from the coding sequence ATGACATATGATGTGTGTATTGTAGGAAGCGGCGCAGGTGCTGGGCCTCTTGCTTATGAACTCTCTCGTGCGGGTAAAAAAGTGGTGATTCTTGAAAAAGGAGACATCTACAGTGAAAAAGATTTTTCAAAAGATGAGATAGCCTATACCAAGCGTGATGTTTTTACCCCAAAATTAAAAGACGAATACCATGTCATTGAGAGCTTTGAAGAGGGGAAATGGGTCAAAACACCTTCGTATGAAAATAACTGGAGTTTCTGGAACGGTAGCCTTTTAGGAGGCTCTTCAAACTTTATGAGTGGATTTTTTCATCGCCTCAAACCCAATGATTTTAAATTAAAAACTCTTTATGGGGCTTATGAAGGAGCCACTATTGAAGATTGGCCTATTACGTATGAAGAGCTTGAACCTTTTTATGAACGCACAGAGAGAATCGTAGGTGTCTCAGGCGAGATAACAGAGTACGCGCACCAAGAACCACGCAGTACCACGCAATATCCGTACCCTCCTTTAGCGGAACATCCTATTGTTGAAAATTTTGACACGGCTTGCAAGGCTTTGCATTTTACGCCTTTTAAAACGCCTAGGGCTATTCTCTCAGAGCCCAAGGAAGGACGAAACCCTTGTTATTACTCCAATTACTGCGGTTCGTATGCTTGTTCAAGTGGAGCAAAGGGAAGTTCACGTGCTGCGCTTATTCAGCCCGCTTTAGCGACGGGAAATCTGCATATTATCGCCAATGCGTTTGTTGTGAAATTGGAAACAGATAACACCCGTACCATTAAAAGAGCCCAGTACCTCACACAAGAAGGGACGAAAAAGTATGTCCATGCTAAGCTTTTTATCCTTGCAGCACAAGCGGTGGAGAGTTCGCGCTTATTATTAAATTCAAAAAACAAGGCATTTCCAAAAGGACTTGCAAACTCATCAGGGGCTGTTGGAAAAAATATGGTCTTTTCAGGTGGAGGTATCGGTTCAGGAGAGTTTGATTTAAGCCATTTCAATCAAGAGGCACTGTTACAAGCAGGGCTTTTTGTCAATCGTGCGCTCAAAGATTGGTATTTTACGAAAGAGTTTAAAGGGGGCGTTGTTGATTTTTTATTTGAACATGCCAATCCGATACGACGTGCAAACAGCCTGAAAAGAGAAGATGGGACATTGATCTTTGGGAAAAAACTTCAAGATAAAATTTTTCAAACCTTAACAACAAAAAGGGTACTCAATTTTGAAGTCTTTAATGATTGGATGCCCAATGACAACTGTTTTGTCTCTGTTGATGAAGCATACAAGGACAAATACGGTATTCCTGTTGCAAATATTCGTATAGGAGCACACCCTCAAGATGTCATAGTAGGAGAATTTTTAGCCAAAAAAGCGGTACAAGTGCTTGAGATAATGGGAGCAAAAAATATTACCTACGCTATCTCACCACTACCTCCGCAAAATCTTCAAGCAGGAGGATGTCGTTTTGGAAATGATCCGAAAAAACACGTACTCAATCGTTATTGTCAAAGCTATGACATACACAATCTTTTTGTAACCGACGGTAGCTTCATGCCAACGGGAGGAAGTGTCCCTTATACATGGACGATTTACGCCAATGCCTTTCGCGTTGCAGATTATATTCAAAAGAATTTCGACACTTTATTGAAAACGTAA
- a CDS encoding gluconate 2-dehydrogenase subunit 3 family protein, with product MNRRTFMALSASSPFFLSIDAYAKDVPASVWRTIESVQEVLLPATEQMPSAKNVNALSFLIVNSTSSYFDQNDLELLIEGASVFNQKFSHFFQENAEAQYRIVELASEDAYLEQWLSRLIYYTLEAMFGDPIYGGNTEEMGWKSVLHVNGDPRPKSTYGRKI from the coding sequence ATGAATAGACGTACATTTATGGCACTGAGTGCTTCATCACCTTTTTTTTTAAGCATAGACGCGTATGCTAAAGATGTTCCTGCTTCTGTGTGGAGAACCATCGAAAGTGTCCAAGAAGTCTTACTGCCTGCAACCGAGCAGATGCCCTCTGCAAAAAATGTCAATGCCCTTTCCTTTTTAATCGTCAATAGCACCAGCTCCTATTTTGATCAAAATGATTTGGAACTTTTGATCGAAGGGGCTTCTGTTTTTAACCAAAAATTTTCTCATTTTTTTCAAGAAAATGCAGAAGCTCAATACCGTATCGTAGAGCTAGCAAGTGAGGATGCGTATTTGGAGCAATGGCTCTCACGGCTGATTTATTACACGCTTGAAGCAATGTTCGGTGATCCAATTTACGGGGGAAACACAGAGGAAATGGGATGGAAATCTGTTTTACATGTAAACGGAGACCCGCGTCCAAAAAGTACCTATGGGAGAAAAATATGA
- a CDS encoding HvfX family Cu-binding RiPP maturation protein, giving the protein MRLFLVNTMQSIVLLSVRVMLAYGFYEPSVRKWSDIHSVAEWFETLNIPLPLLNAYLCASIESVGVVLLILGLLTRWISLPLSAVMVVAILSVHLSNGFSATDGGFEIPLYYLIFLGVLCAFGAGKISVDYFLFEKKKPSSCTP; this is encoded by the coding sequence ATGCGGTTATTTCTTGTTAACACAATGCAATCAATCGTATTGTTGAGCGTCAGAGTTATGTTGGCATATGGATTTTATGAACCATCTGTACGGAAGTGGAGCGATATTCACTCCGTTGCAGAGTGGTTTGAGACACTCAATATTCCTCTGCCTTTACTCAACGCTTACCTTTGCGCAAGCATTGAGAGTGTGGGTGTTGTTTTACTGATTTTAGGCTTGTTAACGAGATGGATTTCGTTACCATTAAGTGCTGTTATGGTGGTTGCAATTCTGAGCGTTCATTTAAGCAATGGCTTTAGTGCAACCGATGGAGGTTTTGAAATTCCTCTTTACTATCTGATATTTCTTGGGGTACTATGTGCCTTTGGCGCAGGAAAAATCAGCGTAGATTATTTTCTTTTTGAGAAAAAAAAGCCATCATCGTGTACGCCATAG
- a CDS encoding response regulator transcription factor has translation MKILLLEDDPILSDILLCHLNRHLHQTTHFSDGQSASDALSIQKFDLLILDINVPKLSGIDLIKEIRTYKDTTPAIIITAFQDTAHLKKGFENGCDDYIKKPFDLEELDLRIKNIQKRFNLINEQAIIIDSHLSLMASKNRLYVNEVPYTLTRKECKILLYLSNHKSKVVSSEELMQNLWDYDEMPSEATIRVYIKNLRNIIGKDKIQTVRGNGYIFE, from the coding sequence ATGAAAATTTTATTGCTAGAAGATGATCCAATTTTATCTGATATTCTACTCTGTCATCTGAATCGCCATCTTCATCAAACGACTCACTTTAGCGATGGGCAGTCGGCTTCTGATGCGCTCAGTATCCAAAAATTTGATCTTTTAATTCTTGATATTAATGTCCCAAAACTCAGTGGTATTGATCTTATTAAAGAAATTCGTACCTATAAGGACACGACACCTGCTATTATCATTACCGCATTTCAAGATACGGCTCATTTGAAAAAAGGATTTGAAAATGGTTGCGATGATTACATCAAAAAGCCTTTTGATCTTGAAGAGCTTGACTTACGCATTAAAAACATTCAAAAACGATTTAACCTTATCAATGAACAAGCCATCATTATCGATTCCCATCTTTCATTAATGGCTTCTAAAAACCGCTTGTATGTCAATGAAGTACCTTACACCCTGACGCGTAAAGAGTGCAAAATCTTACTCTATTTAAGTAACCACAAAAGTAAGGTTGTCTCCTCAGAAGAGCTGATGCAAAATTTATGGGATTATGATGAAATGCCTAGCGAAGCGACGATTAGGGTTTATATTAAAAATCTACGCAATATTATTGGAAAAGATAAAATTCAAACCGTTAGAGGGAATGGATATATTTTTGAATAA